One Argentina anserina chromosome 6, drPotAnse1.1, whole genome shotgun sequence genomic window, CACCATTATTTTCCAGCAATCAAATCCAGATAAATACAGGCCTTTCAAGCTTCGTACACGGGAAAGAGCAACATAAACCATTCCATTCTCAAAAGCTTTAGAGAGATCAGTATGAAGGCGGTCAAGAGTCATACCCTGACACTTGTGAATACTTGAAGCCCATGCCAATATTAGAGGCACCTGCTTCCGTTTAGCGACAACCTTATCCCCCTCTGTCACAACCCATGTTTCTGGTTCAATCAACAGTTCTGGCCCTGAATCAAACTTGACTATCGGTAGAGCAGCATGGCATATGCCTGTTAAATCCTTATTTGCAGGCGCATAAAATCCCTGAACCGTACCAGTAGCACCATTCACTAGGCCACGCCAAGTATTCAAATTCTTGACCAACATCACCCTCGCATTTTTACACAATATAACTTCCTTAGGGGCTATTCCCTGTTCTAGCTGTGGTTTCCTAGACTCCTCACCACTATCAACAGCTGTATAGACAACAAGTTTATTGCCTAAGCTTTTCAATCTACTTGCATTCACTCTATTCACATCTTCAATCCTTGGATAGAGTTTTACCACAGAAGTATCTGGCTCACCCTCGGAGCAACATTGTTCAAgaaacttcaagtcttcaggGTTACTCTCTCCTCTTCTTATCCCATTAAGTAACTTGATAAGCTGAGGGTCTGATTGGCGAAACACCTTTGTAAGATTAACCTGCAAGTCAAAGCTAGAATTCCAACAATCGGCTTCAAATGCAAATTCTTTTCCCCCTAAGTTCTTATGTGGTTTAATGGGAGGCAACTGAAAGAAATCCCCACTCACAACAATCTGAATCCCACCCCAACTTGTATCAACTTCTCGTATATTTCTGGCAATATATTCAAGGCTCTCAAAAAACTCAGTATCCACCATGCTAATCTCATCAATGACCAATGCCTTAACTTTCAACCACCGCTTGTAAGCCTTGTTATTGAGGACAATCCTATGCAGCAAAGTCTCTCTATCAGCCATTGGATATCCAATACTGGCGAAAGAATGAAGAGTCTGCCCCCCAATGGCACAAGCCGCAACACCAGTAGGTGCTGTGACATAAACCTTAGAGGCTCCATGCTGCTTTTTCAACAATTTGATAACATGCTGAACCAAGATTGTTTTTCCAGTGCCCGCCGAACCGGTAATGAACACAGATTTCCCCTCAGAAATGGCAGATATGATTTGTATCTGCTCATCAGTCCATTGAACTTTGGTTTTTGTGTTCTCAATTCCTCCCTTCTTGGGTTTGTCTTTGGTTCTATATCCATCCTGAGGCCATTTCTTGCTTTTGTAACTAACTTTTGTGCTGAAATTTCTGTGTACAGACTCTACTAAAGCTAAGAGCTTCTTACCCAGTATCATATCCCCTAAACTACCTTCTGGGTTCCCAAGGTTTTGCCTAAACTAGGCTTATACTCAAAGACTCACAGACAATGATAGGTAGCATCGACTACATAATGCAATATACTTCATCTATAGGAAACAAAAACAGTGTGTGATGAAAGGAAGAAAGATGGGAAATTTACCTTTCATGATGCGTTTGGAATCTGGGTTTAGAGAAAGTTCGATACTTTCTTTCCCGAATTGGTGTATGAATCAGACCCAGATAATAGTATCCCTCACGTTCGAAATGGAGGCATCTCTTTATTTGCAACTGGAGAGCTCTCCCTGTATTTGCAATCCTTgggcttttgtttttttcgtTCTGGGCTTTTATTAATTATTACTTTGATTTAAAGTGTTCTTATCATTCTCAAACGTGagatctatgttggctatgtTTCATCTGAAAATACTAGTGTGGCATGTATTATGCAcataaaacaatttcaataatTTCATTTACAAAAATGAAATCAACATTATTCTAGTTTAGTTGATTCCTCTTTGATTGGaatttgagaagaagaaatcacTCGGTATTGTTGATAGAAGTGAAATGACAAGtctccattttttttcttttctcaaaaagaaaaaaaaaggtctccattttttcttttacattTCACGTATAAATCCTTCTTTTCTCAAGTATTAGTTACTATTCGTTAATCAAACACTTCATGATCtaattatgtatttttttaacCATCTAGCTGTTTTCTAGTTCATCAATTGTTATTTGGTTGAAATTTACATAACAAGATATAATATACAAGACTCGATCACTAATATCATTGTATCATACATGGATGCACCTACAACACTAAAGCCGTTCTCAATCATATATAGATGACTCTATATCATtatatgatttatatatatctccCTTCCTTTATAATCCATGGTTGGAATCTAGTAATTACTAATTACACTAAAAATGAGTACGGAAGTAACTACTGATGCCTTTCGATTGTTACCGTGCTAAAAAGAACAGGTATATATGCATGTCTAAAACCGTCTGGCCAGTCGATCTCCTAACTCTCAGATGAACGCCCACATTATATTGTTTCATGTTTCAACCCAAGAAGTGGAAATAAATCTCATCTAGTTGCTATTGTATAGTTAAATCGATTTAAGATCGCAATAACCATATAGGTTTCAACCCTAGTGGCCCGAAATCTCATCTAATTTAGCTACGCACCGGAATGAACCCTATAGATGTAGCTAGCCAAGTGATCATGGCACTGAACGTACATTCGCGCGGGATATAATTAAGACCACCACTTCTGAGATCGTTAATTtgttctttgaatcatatatatCTGTATAGCGATGAGCTAGCCATCATCTGTACGTGTATAGATACGATCTCCTTTCATAGTTCCATGCATCCCTTCTTGCTCTTACTGATCGAGTATCTCCGATATCCCTCGTCAGTTTctatatgagagagagagagagagagagagagagatgctgATCGTGAAAAGGGTAAAGAAGGAAAATATGATCGGTTTTTTCTGTGGATGAGGATGAAAGTGAACTGAAAATTGACCGTAACTGGATGCTGCAGCCTGCAGGTACTATTACAGAGACCGTGCCAAATGGTGAAAACTGCCTCATTGATTATTAGTTTGCTTTGTTACTACTATCTGAcgatggagtacataaataaGTGTCTGCAATCTGCGCCTGCATCATAAGCTTACAAAGATAGTACTACTGCTGCTGCGAGCTTTTAACTTCAAACCTGTAGCTACCCAGCTATACAACATATGGATCGGATTCATTATTTAACCCAGGTAGATGATGATCAATGATCCAGCATATATTAGTTTAGCTGGGTTTGTTTCTTTGCTCTTGGCTATGCAATTTATGCAAAGATTGTTTGTTGGAGTTTGGACTAGTCGATCTGTTCTCTCTGAAAATCAAAACTATTCAGAAGCTGAAATTGGGGGGAAGGGGACAACAGAGGAGACAAAGGATCTGGGTTTCTGTGCATGGTCTAAATTTGGGTACGTAGCCTCAGCTTGCTTTTTCCACTTACGTGCAAGTTGGGTCGGGGGTCCTTTTTATCAATTCATTTTCAAATCCTTGAAATTTTCAACTATGTACGTTTGTTCGGTCTCGATCTCCAGTTAAATTACAGGTACCCAATAAACACATTCAACTTTGTATGGGATTCCACGAACAGTCTATCTCGCTAGGAAGGTTTTCATTTTTCCAAGTTTTTGTGTGCCCTTAAAATCAAACTAACCACATATTGACATATATTCTCTTTCTTCATAATAGTCGATCAACCAATTAACCATATATGCTTCTCGTGCATATACATGCATGCAAAATTTTTGAATGTGTTTGTTGTCGATTTCACTCTACTGTAGGTCTAA contains:
- the LOC126797234 gene encoding ATP-dependent DNA helicase PIF1-like produces the protein MILGKKLLALVESVHRNFSTKVSYKSKKWPQDGYRTKDKPKKGGIENTKTKVQWTDEQIQIISAISEGKSVFITGSAGTGKTILVQHVIKLLKKQHGASKVYVTAPTGVAACAIGGQTLHSFASIGYPMADRETLLHRIVLNNKAYKRWLKVKALVIDEISMVDTEFFESLEYIARNIREVDTSWGGIQIVVSGDFFQLPPIKPHKNLGGKEFAFEADCWNSSFDLQVNLTKVFRQSDPQLIKLLNGIRRGESNPEDLKFLEQCCSEGEPDTSVVKLYPRIEDVNRVNASRLKSLGNKLVVYTAVDSGEESRKPQLEQGIAPKEVILCKNARVMLVKNLNTWRGLVNGATGTVQGFYAPANKDLTGICHAALPIVKFDSGPELLIEPETWVVTEGDKVVAKRKQVPLILAWASSIHKCQGMTLDRLHTDLSKAFENGMVYVALSRVRSLKGLYLSGFDCWKIMVHPKVLQFYRSFCGELSQEGNDDHNSQQQDSMSRTGNDIQSQNSTSRSGNGSHEDDGSKYVLVHLE